Part of the Jeotgalibacillus haloalkalitolerans genome is shown below.
TTAAGAGGACTCATTTTTGGAGTCTTCTTTTTAAGTTATCTGCTAAATTAAGCTTGAGATACCCTGTGCATTTTGAAATAATTGGTATCAGAGAATGATTGGAACATGAAGAAGGCTGGTGAAAAATTAATGGAATCTCAACTGATTATTTTGCGTGGCAATTCAGGTAGTGGAAAAACGACGATTGCGAAGCGCCTGCAGCGGCATTTAGGTCTAGGTACGCTGCTGGTTTCCCAGGATGTTGTTCGCCGGGATATGCTGATGGTTCACGACCGGGAGGGGAATCCTTCGATTGATCTTACCCGGCAGATTGCTGAATACGGTAAAGGGACATGCGAATTTGTTATTGTAGAAGGGATTTTCAACAGCAGCCGTTACGGGGATATGCTAAAAGAGTTAATTGATTTTTATGACAAAAAGGCTTATACATATTATTTTGATCTATCATTTGAAGAAACTGTGAGAAGACATCATACGCGTGACAAGAAAATGGATTTTGGAGAAGATTCGATGCGTGCCTGGTGGAATCCGGTTGATGTGCTGGGAGTGGAGGGTGAGGTGCTGCTGACTGATGATATGTCAGAGGATGAAGTGCTGGAGCGGGTGTTGGCTTCGTTAAAAGTGGGACTCGAAAAAATATAAGTTAGGTGACAATACATCCCCATTATTAGTAAGCAGACAGGAGGAGTGGGAAGAATGAAGGTGGAGTACTTTATTGGAATCGTCCCACCCAGCGATTACATAGAACGAATCGAGCAGTTTAGAAGTAAATGGACAAGTCAGTCAGGAGTCGAACCGCATATTACTGTAAAAGCACAGGGAGGATTAACACCAGATAAAAAGTGGCTGGATCAGATAAGAAAAGTGTGTGTAAATGTTAAGCCTTTTCCAATCTCACTGGATGAACCAAATTTTCTTGGAGACCACATTTTATACTTGAGCGTACACTCTGATGGTTTACAT
Proteins encoded:
- a CDS encoding kinase produces the protein MESQLIILRGNSGSGKTTIAKRLQRHLGLGTLLVSQDVVRRDMLMVHDREGNPSIDLTRQIAEYGKGTCEFVIVEGIFNSSRYGDMLKELIDFYDKKAYTYYFDLSFEETVRRHHTRDKKMDFGEDSMRAWWNPVDVLGVEGEVLLTDDMSEDEVLERVLASLKVGLEKI